The sequence ttaggaatcGGCTCTCTCACTGCggagggcccaggttccatccctgacccatccctggtctgggaaataaAATCCCACAAGGCGGGGGGCGTCGAGGGGAGTTACGTAGGACCAAGGCTTGTGCCTGCATAAAACCCTCCGgtgtctaaaaaacaaacaaacaaaaaaccctccggTGATTTCCTATCACAATCAGAACGAACCCCGAACTCCTGAGCATCTAGAGATGAAGAGCCACACTTCcccgcgccggccccgcccccgtcccGCCCCCGTCCCGCCCCCGTCCCGCCCCCGTCCCAGCCAGCTCCGCCCCCAGCCGACCCAATTCAGTGCGCGTGCGCCGTGACCTGACCTGGAAGAGGCTGTCTTCCGACCCCACGTGTTCGACGAGCATGGCTGAGCCGGAGAGTATGGAAGTCGCTGAGCCTGTGGCTCCGGGGGAGGCCCAGAAGAGCGGGGCCCGGCCTGCTGACCGTCATGGCCTGCTCAAGCACAGCCGCGAGTTTTTGGACTTCTTCTGGGACATTGCGAAGCCGCAGCAGGAGACGCGGCTTGAGGCCACAGAGAAGCTGCTGGAGTATCTGCGCGCAAAGCCGAAGGTATGGTGGCGGGGCCTGGGGCAGGAGCAGCAGCGATCCCGGCAAGTAGCGGCGGGCTTGGGGTCACGTGGTCGCGAACCTGGACGCCCCAGGTGAGCGCGCGCCGAGGAGCGGGCATGGGCGGGTGCCAGACGACTCTGATCACTGGTCCACCTGGGCATGTGCTTGGCTCCTCAGGGATCTTCCGAGATGAAGTACGCCCTGAAGCGCCTAATCACTGGGCTCGGGGGCGGACGAGAAGCGGCCCGGCCCTGCTACAGTTTGGCCCTGGCACAGGTGAGGTGGTGGCCCCTGGAAGGGGTCCGCCTGTGCTGGTCAGAACGGTGGGGAGTGAGTGAGCAGAGCAGATGTCCCAGCTGCAAGGGAAGTGAGAGCTCTGAAGTAGGGGTAGCATCTTAGGCCAGCCGGTGGGAGGTGTGCCCACGCGGATGCGGAGAAAATTGTGTGAGCAAGGCCTGTGTGCAGAGAAGCCCAGGCAGGCGGAAAGAGGGAGGTTGAGGCTGCTTTTGGGTACCCGGGTTGACCAGCCTCCAAGGTACTGGGGGTGGTAAGCTCTGGGGTGAGTTCTCTTACCTCTGCAGGGTTCAGCACCCTATTCTCCCAAGAGGCACTCAGCTAACTATAAGCAGCTAATTATAAGCCATATCTAAGGAGTTTGGACAAATGGAAGGTCTCTAGAGACCCAGTCCTTAAAGACCAGTCTAGGGGGAGCTCAGAGCTGGCTGTGGGGACAGGGTGTTTGGAAATCACAGTCTAGTGGCCAAAGCACCCCAGCTATGCATgggacaggaaacagggatcagcTCCATTCACAGCTGTGTTTCATCATCAGCACTGCTCAGAGGTCAGTAGGCAACTTCAGAGGCATCCTTGGGGTGGGAGCAGGGGCCCAAGGCCTGCTCCCAAGGGCAGAAGTTTAAGGGAGAAGTAGAAAGAGATTGAGGTCTGTCGGGATGTGGCAGGACCACTCCCCCTGAGcccctctcttcctcctggcAGCTGTTACAGTCTTTCGAAGACATCCCCTTGGGCAGCATCCTGCAGCAAATACAGGAGAAACATGACCTGCAGAAGGCTAAGAAGGTGAGAGTTAGCAGCCCCGAGGATATCAGCAGTCCCCCAGGGTGGGAAATGCTTGGGTCCTTCTCACGGGTGCCTGGAATCCTTTTCTAGGGGGTGATGAGACCTGCCCTCTTTGGAAACCTGTTTGGAGTGCTAGCCCTCTTTCAGTCAGGCAGGCTGGTGAAGGTAAGAGTTTTGAGGGTTCTGGGGGTATGTGAACTGGCCTGGAGTGGTGGGGCAGAGTGGCACACCATGCTCAtatcctctctgcctctgggacCACCAGGACTCAGAAGCACTGATGAAGTCAGTGAAGCTGCTGCAGGTCCTGGGCCAGCATTATAACCACCTGCAAGAGCAGCCCCAGAAGGCCCTGGTGGACATCCTCTCTCAGGTACGGGCTCACCAGCTGTGGGGCCTTGGGTAACTAACACCACCCGTTATAGAAGAGCATGGAGAAGACACAGATTAATTCATGGAAATGCAGTACCGTCCCACAGAAGCATAAGTGTGGAACATAATGTTCTGTAATAACTTCACTTAAAAAGTAAGAAGGAAAAGGGATGTGGTTTAGTAACATGGTTTAGTCTAACATCTAAAGTATTTTCATGTGCGGTCAGTATCAAAATATCTATGGAggtttttttacattctttatcATGGTAAGTCTCTGAAATCCAGTATATTTTATACTCACCGGCATATCTCTATTCAGATTTGCACATTTTACAAGCTCAGTGTCCACATGTGACCAGTGGCTTCCATACTGGACCATGCATttgtagaacagtgcctgacatgtgCCCAGTGGGTTAAACATGTTTGCCATTGCTGTTTTGGGCAGAACTGGCCCCTCAGGGGTCCCCACTGACCTACTTGGGAAGTGGAGGTGGGCTAGTATCTAGAATCCTTGCTATTGTGAAAAAGCCAGGGACTGGCACATCCCAGGTCAAGGCTTTCTGCTTAGCCCTGGCCACAGAGCTGGAAGGATCtgaattcaaatcccagctcttcaCTGGGGActccttgtaaaaaaaaaagaaaaaggctagCCCTGAAAAACCCAAAAGAGGAATAATTAAAAGGGTGGTCCTGGGCTAGTTAGCATCAGTGGGTTGCTTATTTAAACCCAGTTTCTAAGGACTTGGGAATTtgagctttttaagaaatctcctctGGTGATTCTGTTGCCTGACAAGGTGGATTATGACTGTCCCTTCTCAGGCTGTAGCTATGCCAGGGGCCTTGGGGGAGCCTGGGAGGTAGAACAGGGCCCAAAGGGCTCACCTCGCAGCAGGAGAGACAAAGGATGCCATGAGGGCGCCTCCCACCCACAATCTGTCTCCTCTTGCCAGGTCCCGGAGACCATGCTGCAGGAGATCCTGCCCAAGGTCCTCAAGCCCGACTTGAATTCAGTGTTCGGCTCCCCTGAGCACCTCGAGCTCTTCCTCTTGGCCCAGCAGAAGGTGCCCAAGAAGCTGGAGAAGCTGATGGGACCACTCAACCTGTTCTCGGACGAGAACGTCCCCAGGTATGAGGGAGGTGGGCAGGTGGGCTGTCTGATCCCGGGGGCTGCCTCTCCATCCATAGGTTTGCACCATGACCCGGGgtcggggggggtgggggggcggttcATGTGGCCCCAGGCGCCTGGCCCTTGTCTGCTGGGGAATGCCCCCTGAATCTTCTTCACCGCACGCCCCACCTTTGCAGGCTGGTGACTGTGCTAAAGACGGTGGCCAACTCTGTGAAGAAGGAACGCAAGCTGCCCACCGTGGCTCTGGACCTGCTCCGCCTGGCGCTCCAGGAGGACAAGTTCCCATGGTTCTGGAAGGaagttgtggagcaggggctcctgAAGAAGCAGTCCTGGCCGGCCAGGTGTGTGGGCGCTTGACCTCTCTCTGCATcccatcccctctcccctgctTGATAAACAGGGGTGGGTCAGGGGGCCGAGGGCTCTGACCAGGCTCTGTCATGCACGCCCTCAGCTACCTGTGCTTCCGCCTGCTGGGTGCAGCCCTGCCCCTGCTGTCCAAGGAGCAGCTGCAGCTGGTGATGCAAGGGGACCTGATCCGACATTACGGGGAGCACATGGTCACCGCTAAGGTGAGCGCCACCCCCACTGCCCAACCCTACACAAAAGGGCCAGGCAGCTGGGCTGCTTCCTGCCCAGGGGAAGGAAGGGATCAGCCAGCTTCTGGAAAAGAGGGTTGTTCTTGGTGTCAGTGGTCCTGTCTGGGATGGGCGCACACAGCTGCCCCTGGGAGGAAGGGCTGGGGACCTGGGTGTCCCCCACCTCTGGGTAGAGTGAGCTGCCTGAGGGCCGACCCCCACCCCTCCATTTTCCCCTATGAGCCGAGAGTGGCAGGGTCAGCCCTTCTGCCCCCAGGCCACTCAGCCCAGGCTTGTATAGCTAGCAATCTGTCCagacccccctccacccccagctggTGTTACAGTAACACTACCATCATCACCGATGCTGTTCTGAGTACCGTCCACATGCTGCACACTAAGCTAAGTGCTCGACAGAGGAATCGAGTTGTGGTTAAGAGCAGAGAACCTGGGACCAGACTGCTGGGTTCCCGTCTTGACTCTGCCACAGCTAGCTGTGTCGCCTTCCAGAGGTTGCTCcccttctctgtgccaggccctgcttGTCCATGAGCCGAGGAGCAGGACCTTCCTTAGCGTCGTTGTGAGGATAATCAGGCTAATATCCACAGGCGCTTAAAGCAGTGCCTGGTGTGCAGGACATGCTGCTGGGTTTGCTTCTAGCTCATTTCATCTTTACCACCAGCTTTGGAGAGCTGCCATTCCCCCAAGTGAAGGACAGGCTCAGAGTACAGAGCAGGGGTTAAGAGCTCCACGGGCTGGGGGACCAGACGGACTGGGGCCAAGTCCCAGCTGCACCACTTTTAGCCCTGAGACTAAGAAGTTGCTTCCAGGCTttcttgtgcctcagttttcttcatctgcaaaacgaCTAGAGGAACCAGGATAAAAGGTTGTCCCAAAGACTAAACGTGGGGGTGCCCAGCTGGGTACAAGGGAGGGGACTTCCTAGGCCCCAGGTAACCTGTTGTGGAAGAGGCTGGGGTGTGTTGGACCCCTCTTGGCTGGTGACCCCAGCGCTGTGCCTGACTCTCGCAGCTCCCGAAGCAGTTCAAGTTTGCCCCGGAGATGAACGAGTACGTGGGGGCCTTCCTGGAAGGCTGCCGGGACGACCCCGAGCGGCAGCTGGCCCTGGTGGTGGCCTTCACGTCCATCACCAACCAGGGCCTCCCTGTGGTGCCCACCTTCTGGCGGGTCGTGCAGTTCTTGAGTCCCGCTGCTCTCAAGGGCTACGTGGCCTGGCTGCGGGACATGTTCCTGCAGCCTGACCTGGACTCCTTGGTGGACTTCAGCACCAACAACCAGAAGAAAACCCAAGACGCTTCGTTCCATGGGTAAGTGGGCCTGTGGGGCCCAAAGGCCTGGATCCTGCCTCCAAGATACCATGGTTCCTCGGGCCAGGGAGGAGCCACACCTTGACTCTTAAAGGCCTCTTTCCTCACCTGTGGCCCTGTGCTGGGGATCAGGGCACTGGGGAGCCTTGGTTGGTTTTCCCGTCTCTAGGATGGGAGACACCCATTTTGCCACCTCTAAGCGGTTTCCGGGACTTGTCTCCTGCCCACAGGCCTGAGCGAGCTGTGTTCCGGCTGCGGAAGTGGATCGTCTTTCGCCTGGTCAGCATCGTGGACAACCTGCatgtggagaaggaggaggcgCTGATCGAGGAGGTGGCCAGGTCAGGTCCTGAGATGTGCCTGAACCCCAACTTCAGGGGTGCGACGGCCTCTTGTCTGATCCTGCTTTGGGTCCCTCCTGGAGCCAAAAGCCTGAGGGTCAAGTCATCCGTGCCCCTTGGGCAGGAGGAGAGTGGGGGAAATTCCCCAGGGAGTCTGGGTATGCTGGGGTTGGAGGGGCTCCAAGGTTCAGGCTGGCTCAGTGTTCCCCCTGCTGCCTTTGTGCATCAACGGTGCTGGGGGGGCACCCTTAATGACAACACCCCCGCTGCTACTCCCCCTCATGGCGGCCCTGAGAGGGGCAGGAGTGGCGGTGACCTGGCCGAGGCAACACAGCCTCGCGTCTTTGGTTCCAAGGGAGGGATGCTGGTCCTCTCCCAGTTCAGGCTGGGCTCTCTTCTGCTGGGGGTCCAGGCCTGAGAAATGTCCCCTCTGACATCATCACCTCCTGGCACCAGGCCCTCGGTGAGGCCACCCAAGAGTGGGCTGGTCAGGATGGTGGCACTGACCGAGGGAACACGGctgtcctcccaccctccccaggttTTGTTTCTTCCACTCGTTCTTTGAGACAAAGAAGCCCACGTCGCAGATCCCTGAGTCCGAGCAGCACTTCTCCCTCCCTTTGGATGGCCGGACCCGGGAGGTGGTATGCAGTGCCTTCTTCAGGTGGGTACCGGACAGCCCGGGAGAGGCCTGAGGGTGGGCGAGTGGGCAGGGAGGTGGcctcagggtggggggtgggcaccaCTCTCTCCAGCTCTTCATCTGAGGCCCAGCGAGTTCCAGTGACTCAAAGTGTGGGAATGGAGTGGGGTGGCTGTGTTTACCGGCCCAGCCCGTGACCCTgactgcccccacccaccccaccaccgCCAGTCTGCTGCAGACCCTCAGCACGCAGTTCAGGCTGGCGCCAGAGCAGACGGCAGACGGGCGGCCCTGGACCTACCATCTGGTGCAGTTTGCAGACACGCTGCTGAACCACAGCCGCAACGTGGCTCCACTGACAGCCTTCACCACACAGCAGCGCCAAGCCTGGGACCGGTGAGAGGGCGAGGTTGCCGCCCTTGGGTGGGACCCCCCAGGGGTCTGACGCTGGCTGCGGTAACCTGAGAACATGCCCATCTCGCCCAGGATGCTGAAGACTCTGAAGGAGCTGGACACCCTCTCTTCAGAGGCCAAGGCCACTGCCTTCCAGCACCTGCTCCTCCTGGTGGGCATCCACCTCTTCAAGGTACGGCGGCCTGGAGTGGAAGGGGCTACAGACCTAGGGTCTGCGGGGGCCAGGAGCGGCTCTGCGGAGCTGAAGGTGACAGGTTTCCTAGGCTGACTGCTCCTGGTTGCGAGTACAGCCCAAGGGAGAAACCACTCCATCCACTTACTGGACACCACCCTGGGCCTAGACAGTGAAGAATcagtgagggagacccgggttcaatccctgggtcgggaagatcccctggagaaggaaatgcctacccactccagtattcttgcctggagaattccatggacagaggagtttggcaggctacagtccgtggggttgcaaagaggcagacagctGAGGAGCTAACACACGCGCTCTGTCCTGAGCTTTCCGAGCAGGGTCCCTTGTTGGTATCACCCACAGTTTGGAGGCAGGCACGTTTCTGACAGGTGGGATAATAGACTCACAGAGGTCAAGGAACTTACCCCGGCCACACAGCTTTTGGCTGGGATTCAAACATGGGGCTCTGACTCCACTCTCTCATAGGACCTCCCCAGACTACCTTACTAGCCAGGTGTGGTGGATGTCAAGGAGGGCGGGGCCTGGCTCTGGGCAGACCCATCGACCAATGGGGACGCTTCTTCTGTCTGTCTATGGTCAGTTAGAAGTGGGGCTGCGATTTTTCTATTTAACTCTTGCACATTTGGAATCTACAGTGGTGAGTTGAGGGTAGTGTGTTTTCTTCCTGGCGCCTCCCCCTCTTCAGCCCCCCCATGGGGTCCTATGTCCTGTCAACTATATTTTTCATGTCATGGGTACCTCTTGTCATAACTGGTTCTCTAAAACTCACTCTGTCTCCTTTTCcattctttccacaaagaaatctTGACCATGTGTGGAGCTTAGTGCCGACAGCCCTTTTGACCCTTGTGGTTTCCTCTGGctgtgaacccaggtctctggaggGTTTCCTCTTAAGTTGTACAAGGCCCCTGTGGGTTGCTTCAGGTCTTCAGTAGTCTCAGGGACAGGACTCCCTTCTGGCTTCTTGGCTGAGGTTTTTGCTTCCAGGCCTTGGGCACTCAGCCCAGCTCGTGGACAAGTGGTGTGGGGAACAGTTGGTCACCATGCCCCTTCCAGTCCTTGGCACTGGACATCCGATAGGGGCTGCCCAGACCCCTGACCTCTGAGCTTGATGTGGATGAAAGCTACCCAACCACAGCCAGGGCGTTAGAGGCAAAGATGCCCAGGGCTTTGAGCCCCTGTTCTGGCCTTCctttcaccacccccaccccaaacatTGAAGCTGCCCTGCGATGTTACAGAGGAAAAGTCTGCCTTTTCAGTACCAGCAGTCACAGAGGTTATTTTCAACTCACTGGCTGGTAGCTGGAGTCTGGGCTCATCCTTCAGCAAAATAGACAAAGTGActgagagtcgctcagttgtgtttgactctttgtgactccatggactatacagtccatggaattctcaaggccagaataccggagtgggtagcctttcccttctccagggatctttccaacttagggattgaacccaggtcttcctcattgtaggcagactttttaccagctgagccacaagagaagcccgagATAGACTTAAGTTGGTTTaaattaaatttgttaaaatcGGTCATTTCCAGTTCTTTTTGTACCGATGTCAAGCCAGGTGTGGGAGGAGGAATCTGCAACTGCAGATGAGGAGGCAGGGACCTGCTGGTGCCCTGTGACCCTGATCCAGCCAGTCTGGTCAGACTCCCCACTGCCCTGGGCACCGGTGGGAAGGTTGGGCTTCATCTTCCGTGAGGCTCACAGACTGTGTCTGGATGTTAGGTCATCAGCTCTTGGGCTGCCCCTGGGGTCTGGCTATAGCCCTCTGCTCTAGATTGTGAGGATGACTGGCCAGGACAGTCTGGAGTCTTTGGGGCCTTGATGCCAGCCCCTCTCCCTTGGTTACTCCCTCTCCCAGCTGAGCAAAggctgggcctggggcctggCCTCTGATTTCTGTCCTGTCCCACCTAGTCCCCTGCAGAAAGCTGTGACCTCCTGGGCGACATCCAGACCTGCATCAAGAAGAGCCTGGGGGAGAAGACCCGCCGGACCCGTTCCAAGGCCACCAGTGGGTCATCATCCCTGAGGCGGGTGGCGGGTGATAGGCAGACAGTAGGACCCAGCGAGGGGTGCTCAGACCCGTTCCAAGGCCACCAGTGGGTCGTCGTCCCTGGGACGGGTGGTGGGTGATGGGCAGACAGTAGGACCCAGCAAGGGGCACTCAGACCTGCTGCGAGGCCACCAGTGGGCCGTCGTCCCTGTGGGTGGGGGGACGATGGGCAGACAGTAGGACCCAGCGAGGGGCACTCAGACCCGTTCCAAGGCCACCAGTGGGTCGTCGTCCCTGAGGCAGGTGGTGGGTGATGGGCAGACAGTAGGACCCAGCGTGGGGCGCTCAGGCCTGCTGCAAGGCCACCAGTGGGTTGTTGTCCCTGGGGCAGTGGGGCGGGTAATGGGCAGACAGTAGGACCCAGCAAGGGGCGCTCAGGCCTGCTGCAAGGCCACCAGTGGGTCGTCGTCCCTGGGGCAGGGGGACGATGGGCAGACAGTAGGACCCAGCGAGGGGCGCTCAGGCCTACTGCGAGGCCACCAGTGGGTCGTCATCCCTGGGGCAGGGGGACGGGTGAGGGGCAGACAGTAGGACCCAGCGAGGGGCGCTCAGGCCCGTTCCAAGGCCACCAGTGGGCCGTCGTCCCTGTGGGTGGGGGGACGATGGGCAGACGGCATGGGTCACTTGCGCCCTGCCCAGGCTCACCCCCGCCCTGCGTGCAGACCCCCAGGAGCCGCCGTGGGTGGAGGTGCTGGTGGAGATCCTGCTCTCCCTGTTGGCCCAGCCCAGCCACCTGATGCGCCAGGTGGCCCGCAGCGTGTTCGGCCACGTCTGCTCCCACCTGACCCTGCGTGCCCTGCAGCTCATCCTGGATGTAAGTGGGGGCCTCTGGGGACGTGGGTCCCAGGATGGGGCTCTCCGAGCCCAGGGCTGCACCAGGGCTGCCGCGTCCTTGCTGTGACCTGCATGGTTGGAGGGCGGGGGCCTCCTTCAGAGTCTCCTGCTGTGTACCCCTGACTTGGGGTCAGGTCCATCAAGGACACTGGAGGGAATGGCTTTCTCTCCCAGGCTCCATCTTCCTCCCTGAAATGGGGACCTTTGGCCGagactggatgggagggggagggaaggcagTTGAGAAGGTCCCAGGGCCTGAGGGGGTGGTGAAGGGGCAGGGACAGCAGGTGGGATGGCCAACTGGCACTCCCTGCAGGTGCTCAACCCGGAGGAGAGCCAGGACGAGGATGACAACGTGGTGGTGACGGACGATTCCGAGGAGCAGCTACTGGGGGATGTGGAGGTACTTGTCAGCAAAGGGCAAGTGGCGGGCGGACACGCGTGGTCCACCGGAAGGCGTGACACACGGCCCACCCACAGGACAAGAGCTCAGATGGCGAGGACAGCAAGGTCAACAAAGGCTCGGAGAGCGAGGAGGACAGTGATGAGGAGGACAGCGATGAGGAGGACCGAGACGGGGACGTGGACCAGGGCTTCCGGGAGCAGCTGATGGCGGTGCTGCAGGCTGGGAAGGCGCTGGTGAGTGAGGGCTGGGCTTGGGGGCCCCCGTCCCTCTGCACCTTCTCTTGCGTGAGGTGGGGCTGCTCACCAGGCCTCTGTCCCCTGACCCCCCAGGGTGGAGCAGACAATGAGGATGACGACGATGAGGAGCTGGGGGACGAGGCCATGATGGCCCTGGACAAGAGCCTGGCCAGCCTCTTTGCTGAGCAGAAGCTGCGCATCCAGGCCCGGAAGGATGAGAAGAACAAGCTGCAGAAGGAGAAGGCACTGCGGCGGGACTTC comes from Muntiacus reevesi chromosome 18, mMunRee1.1, whole genome shotgun sequence and encodes:
- the MYBBP1A gene encoding myb-binding protein 1A yields the protein MAEPESMEVAEPVAPGEAQKSGARPADRHGLLKHSREFLDFFWDIAKPQQETRLEATEKLLEYLRAKPKGSSEMKYALKRLITGLGGGREAARPCYSLALAQLLQSFEDIPLGSILQQIQEKHDLQKAKKGVMRPALFGNLFGVLALFQSGRLVKDSEALMKSVKLLQVLGQHYNHLQEQPQKALVDILSQVPETMLQEILPKVLKPDLNSVFGSPEHLELFLLAQQKVPKKLEKLMGPLNLFSDENVPRLVTVLKTVANSVKKERKLPTVALDLLRLALQEDKFPWFWKEVVEQGLLKKQSWPASYLCFRLLGAALPLLSKEQLQLVMQGDLIRHYGEHMVTAKLPKQFKFAPEMNEYVGAFLEGCRDDPERQLALVVAFTSITNQGLPVVPTFWRVVQFLSPAALKGYVAWLRDMFLQPDLDSLVDFSTNNQKKTQDASFHGPERAVFRLRKWIVFRLVSIVDNLHVEKEEALIEEVARFCFFHSFFETKKPTSQIPESEQHFSLPLDGRTREVVCSAFFSLLQTLSTQFRLAPEQTADGRPWTYHLVQFADTLLNHSRNVAPLTAFTTQQRQAWDRMLKTLKELDTLSSEAKATAFQHLLLLVGIHLFKSPAESCDLLGDIQTCIKKSLGEKTRRTRSKATNPQEPPWVEVLVEILLSLLAQPSHLMRQVARSVFGHVCSHLTLRALQLILDVLNPEESQDEDDNVVVTDDSEEQLLGDVEDKSSDGEDSKVNKGSESEEDSDEEDSDEEDRDGDVDQGFREQLMAVLQAGKALGGADNEDDDDEELGDEAMMALDKSLASLFAEQKLRIQARKDEKNKLQKEKALRRDFQIRVLDLIEVLVTKQPENPLVLELLEPLLLVIRRSMRSNSSAKQEQDLLHKTARIFTHHLCRSRHYCRTAGDRVETLYARLERLVQQAGQQSDSSVALYHFNASLYLLRVLRGSTVDKSTRKAQKKEKASKDASSQPQGPEAASCLDLSLVTPIYSSALSSFLTKRNSPLTVPMFLSLFSRHPMLCKNLLPIVVEHVTSHTRPRHQVQACLLLQKTLPTRELRVCFKDPEWKQLLGQTLGKVTETLRTLGEAETKPGHQRELAALELLNTLFRNFHHEKLTMDLTAVLGVLQSRQPRLQQSLQQGEHSAGSSRLHDLYWQAMKFLGVQRPKSEKDTKEAPQATQQSPVSMKRKKKGFLPETKKRKKRKPEATTQEEVAAKPEAASGDQPPSTGKKKKKKKKTKKTKSPAQPQVNGTPAAKSPTPEPPAVSPSTPAKTPKPQKKSQKLSQVNEATPLPPESPKEPATKKRQKKLPQKGVSGKSPQSSLPRKKARLSLASRSPSLLQSGAKKKVQLRKAKKL